Part of the Pseudomonas sp. Leaf58 genome is shown below.
CGTTGCCCCGCATTAACGCTCAACACTCGACAAACGCAACGGCCAAGCCGCCGCGCGAGGTTTCCTTGTAGTTGGCATGCATATCCGCCCCGGTATCACGCATGGTGCGAATTACCCGGTCGAGTGAGATGAAATGCTCACCGTCTCCCCGCAACGCCATCTGTACGGCGTTAATCGCTTTTACCGCAGCAATCGCATTGCGCTCGATACACGGCACCTGCACCAGGCCGCCGACCGGATCGCAGGTCAGCCCAAGGTTATGCTCTAAGGCAATTTCGGCGGCGTTTTCCAATTGCGCTGGCGTAGCGCTCAGCAACTGGGCCAAACCGGCAGCGGCCATCGAACAGGCCGAGCCCACCTCGCCCTGGCAGCCCACCTCGGCACCGGAAATCGACGCGTTCTTCTTGCACAGGATGCCCACCGCCGCTGCCGCCAGCAGGAAGTCCACCACATCCGCGTCGCAGGCGCCTGGGTTGAACTTCATGTAGTAGTGCAGCACCGCCGGGATGATCCCAGCCGCACCGTTGGTAGGTGCGGTGACCATGCGCCCGCCGGCAGCGTTTTCTTCATTCACCGCCAGGGCAAACAGGTTGACCCATTCCATGGCGCTGAGGGTGGAGCCGATCACATTGGGCTTGCCCAGCTCCTGCAGGCTGCGATGCAGCCGCGCCGCGCGGCGCTTGACCTGCAACCCGCCAGGCAGGATGCCTTCGTTGCGCAAGCCGTTGTCGACGCAGTCGCGCATGGCCGCCCAGATACGCAGCAGGCCCTCACGCACTTCGGCCTCGGGGCGCCAGGCACACTCGTTGGCCATCATCAGTTGCGCCACGCTCAGGCCATGCGCCTTGCACAAAGCCAACATCTGCTCAGCACTGTCGAACTCGTAAGGCAGCGCCACCGCGTTCGCTTCGCCATGTGGCGCATCGACCTCAGCTTGCTCGACGATAAAGCCCCCTCCCACCGAATAGTAGGTTTGGCGCAACAGGCTGGCCTGCCCGTCCATGGCTTCCAAGCTCATGGCATTGGGGTGATACGGCAGGTTTTCGTCGAGCAATAGCATGTCGCGGCTATAGTCGAACGCCAGCGGGTGGCTGCCATCGAGCATCAAGCAGTGCTCCTGCAGCACTTGGCCGATACGCGACTCGATGGTGGCCGGATCAATGCGGTCCGGCCACTGCCCCATCAAGCCGAGCAGGCAGGCGCGGTCGGTGGCATGGCCAACCCCAGTGGCCGACAGTGAGCCGTATAGCCGCACCTCGACACGGCTTACCTTAGCCAATAGCTGTTGTTCACGCAGGGCCTGGGCAAACGTGGCGGCTGCCCGCATCGGGCCGACGGTGTGGGAACTGGACGGGCCGATGCCGATTTTGAAAAGGTCGAAAACACTGATAGCCATGCTAATGCCTGAGCGTGCCCGGTGATGAGACCAGCACACGGTTATCTGGAAAAATTGAGCGGTATTGCGAATTTGCGCGATACTGCCGCGCTGGCTCAAGGATGACCAACGAAACTTCCTAAGCAAGGCTTTAGTGGTACTAAACAATGCGACGACAACTCAATGGCCAGGTGTTCGTCTGGCTGCATGTGTTCGCCTGTGCCGCCCGGCACCTGTCCTTTACCCGGTGTGCCGAAGAGCTGCACATTACCCCGGGCGCGGTCAGCCAGCAGATGCGCCAGCTGGAAGAACGCCTGGGCTACCGGCTGTTCCTGCGTCGGGCGCGCGGCGTGGAGCTGAGCGCCGAAGGGCAACGCCTGGCACTCACGGTGACCGAAGCCTATGGCAACATCGAAGCCGAACTGCTGCGCCTGAACGCGGGTGAAATCCGCGGTACCTTGCGCCTGCGCTCAATCCCATCGTTCTTGGCCAAATGGCTCACGCCACGCCTGCCGCGCTTTCAACAACGCTACCCAGACATCGAGTTGCGCCTGGTTGCCGAAGACAGTGCCCAGGCGTTGCACCCCGGCGATTTCGACCTGGCCATCGACCTGAACGATGGCAGCTACCCAGGCATGCTTTCGACGCCGCTGCTGGACGAGCAAATCTTCCCCGTATGCTCCCCCACCCTGCTGCGTGGCCGCCCGCCGCTGCACGGGCCGGCGGACCTGGCGCATTACCCGTTGCTGCATGACATCACCGCCTGGCGCGGCAGTTCGGAATATGCCGAATGGGAGTTCTACCTGGAAGGCATCGGCGCCGCCGGCCTGGATGTGCGACGCGGGCATACCTTCAACCGCAACCACCTGACCATCGAAGCGGCGATTGCCGGCATAGGTGTGGCGATTGCCCGGCGCACGCTGCTTAACGACGAACTGGAGCGGGGTGCGCTGATCGTGCCGTTCGGCGTGCCGATCGCCAACCACAAGCGCTATGTGGTGCATTACCCGCCGGGCGGGTTGAACCAGCCAGGGGCGCGGGCGGTGCATGACTGGCTGGTGGAAGAAGCGCGCGGCTTCAGGGAACTGCACCCGCTAGGCAAGGATTAGCCCAGTGGATGTCTTGGGCTTTGCGGTGATGCCAAGATCGAGCGCCGCCCTCGCGGCGCTTCGCGGGGCAAGCCCGCTCCCACATTTGTTTCGGGCCAGTTACTCCTGTGAGGCCACCTCTGTCCGCCTTGTTTGCTCCATTCGATATCTAGGGGGCGGCTACTGTTCATCAGTCTTCAGCCATGCCCCCAGGCTGCAACCCACCTGGCACAGGAATAATTGGCCCGAAATTGTTTCGGGCCAGTTACTCCTATGAGCCCTCCCCTGTCTGCCTTGCTTGTTCCATTCGATATCTAAGGTTACGCAGCTGCGTCCCCCCATCCCCAGCCATGCACCCAGACTGCAACCCACCTGGCACAGGAATGATTGGCCCGAAATTGTTTCGGGCCAGTTACTCCTATGAGCCCTCCCCTGTCCGCCTTGCTTGTTCCATTCGATATCTAAGGTTACGCAGCTGCGTCCCCCCATCCCCAGCCATACACCCAGGCTGCAACCCACCTGGCACAGGAATAATTGGCCCGAAATTGTTTCGGGCCAGTTACTCCTATGAGCCCTCCCCTGTCCGCCTTGCTTGTTCCATTCGATATCTAAGGTTACGCAGCTGCGTCCCCCCATCCCCAGCCATACACCCAGGCTGCAACCCACCTGGCACAGGAATAATTGGCCCGAAATTGTTTCGGGCCAGTTACTCCTATGAGCCCTCCCCTGTCCGCCTTGCTTGTTCCATTCGATATCTAAGGTTACGCAGCTGCGTCCCCCCATCCCCAGCCATGCACCCAGGCTGCAACCCACCTGGCACAGGAATGATTGGCCCGAAACAAATGTGGGAGCGGGCTTGCCCCGCGAAGCGCCGCGCGGGCGGCGCTCGATCTGACAGGCAACATCCCTGTCAAGACGAACACCCCACAGCGCCCTTAAAACACCGCGCCTTAATAAGCCTGCTTGCCCGTAAACGCATTCAGCGTGCGCACCAGAATCACGAAATCCAGCCACAGTGACCAGTTGTTGATGTACTCGATGTCCGAGTCCACCCGCTGGATCATCTGCTCGATATCCTTGGTTTCACCCCTGAACCCGCGCACCTGCGCCAGGCCGGTCATGCCAGGCTTGATATTGTGGCGGGCAAAGTAATCGACGATGTCCTGCGAATACAGCGTGTCATGTTGCAACGCATGCGGCCGTGGCCCAACCAGCGACATTTCCCCCGTCAGCACATTGAACAATTGCGGCAGCTCATCCAGGCTGGTACGGCGGATAAACGCTCCGATCCGGGTCAGCCGCGGGTCATTCCTCTGCGCCTGCTTGACCACGCCTTCCTCCGGCTGGTGAACATGCATGCTTCTGAACTTCCAGATACGGAACGACTCGCCCGTCCAACCGGTGCGTTCTTGGCGGAAAAACACTGGGCCGCGGCTATCGAGCTTGATGGCCAACGCAACGGCCAGTAGCACTGGCGAGGCAAACAGTAGAATCAGCGCCGCCAACACCCTGTCCTCGAGGTTTTTCAGGAACAGGCTCATGCCCGTCAATGGCGTTTCCGACAAGGTCAGCACGGGGATCCCGGCAATTTCTCGCACGCTGTGGTTGATCAGCCGCAATGAGAAGATATCCGGCACCCAGTTCACTGCAATGCACTTGTCGAGCAATTTGAAATACACATCGTTGATCACCTCCGAACCGCCCAACGGGGTCACCAAGTACACCGTGCGGATGCCGTGCTGGGCCAGGATTTCGTCCAGATCGGCAATGTGCCCGAGCACCGGCAGGCGCGGCTTGCCTTCGGTGCTTTCGCGCCCCGGCTCATCGACCTTGTCGACCAGCACGCAACCCAGCACGCGCTCGCCAAACCAGGGGTTGTTGCTGATTTTCTGATACAGGAAGTTGGCCAGGTCACCGGCGCCAATAATCAGTGCATTGTCTAGACGCGCATGCGCGGTAAAACGCTTTTGCAATTCACGTACGGCAAAGTGCAGGAACAACTGCGCGATGTAGCCAATGATGAACAACTGCCCGACCAGTAGCCGCGAATAGGTTTCGCTCTGTTTGGTCAGGAAGGCCATGACCACCAGGAAGCAAAAGGTTGCCGACCAGGCCTTGAACAGCCGGAACGCTTTGATGGAAAGCCCGACGTTGGTCCGGTAAATCGCGTAATGATCGTAGATCACCGCCAGTGCACCAATCAGCAACAGCAGCATGATCACGTAATCGGAAGTGATGTAGCCAAACTGTTCGTAGATCAGGTACCAGGCAATACCGGTCACGGCAATACCATCCAGGCCGGCCTGGATGGCGTTACTTACACTGCTTCTTCGCTGAAGTAAGGAACGACTGCTTCTGGGTTCGAAAACCATTTCAGACCTCATCAATTCGAGCGTGGCAAGTGCCTTTGCATCCACCGACAGGGTTTGCAAATAGCTTATGCAAAACCCCTGCGGCTGGCCTATGCAAGGCCCAAGTCATTGATCTCACTGTAGCAGCCCCCCTGCTCGGCGTTCCCCGAATCATCGTCGATGTCGGTTTTGGCCGATTCATCCGGTGTGCCTGGCCGAAACCACAGCCCGGCGGCATAGCAACGTGCGCAACAGGAACAGCGGGTTGCCCACCACATAACGCATGAACAAACGCTTGGGCTCGCGCAACAGCCGGTAAAGCCACTCACCACCAAAGCGACGCAGCCACTCCGGCGCCCGGTTGACCTTGCCGCCGAGAAAATCCAAGATCGCCCCACCGCAGACGATCAGGCACGGCCCGCCAGTGGCGGACAGCCGTGCAGCCACAGCCTCCTGCTTGGGCATGCCCATGCCCAGCACGATCAGTTCGGGTTGCTCTTGCCTGGCCAATTGCAGGTAGGTTTCGACACTGGCAAAGCCATCGTGAACCGACACCGGCACCACCCCGAACACGGCTTCACTGCGCTGCACAGCCTGGCCCAGGTACGGGTGCCGGGTGCCCCAGAACGCCACCCTTCGCCCACGGTAGGCCGCCAAAAGCCTGGGAATGAAGTCGGTGCCATTCATGTTCAAACCGGGCTCAAGCCCCAGGCGGCGATACAGGATCGACATGCCCGCGCCATCGCGCAGCAGCACATCGGCTGCAGACAGTGCCTGGCAATACTCGGCGTCGCGCACCACCAGGTTCATTGCATGGGCATTGACAAAGCCAAGCACCGTGACGGTTTGCGGGGCGGCCAAGCGCTCGACCAAGTGCTGCGCCGCAGCCTGGTCAGCCACCACCGTGAGCTTGCCGACAAGGGTCTTCCAGCGTTGCTGCCACTGCCAGTCAGCCATCAGTCATCATCCCGTTTCGAACGCACCCATTCGACCTGGCGCTTGATCAGGAAACCCAAGTACAAGGGGACCTTTCTGGCCGCGTAAAAAGGCGCGTACAACAGCACGGAAAACGGGATCAGTTCGCGACAGAAGCGCACCCATGCGAGCAACACCGCAAGGCCCAGCATGCCCATTGCGGCAAAAGCGATCCAGGCCGGGGCCGCCAGGCCGAACAACAGGTACGCCAACCAGGTAACCAGGTTAAGGCCGATCAAGGCCAGCACCAGCAACGCCAGCGGGGGCACCAGCAGGTCCAGGGTCATGGCCAGCAGGCTGCCGTTGCGCGCTTTCAGCGCCGCCAGCGCACGCTTGGGCGCATCGGCCAGTATCAGCCCCAGGTGGCCGTGCTCCCAACGAGTGCGCTGGCTGTTCAAGCCTTGCTGGCTGGCGGGAAACTGGCTGGTAACCAGAGCCTCCGGGCAGAACACCGGCGCCTTACCCTGCTGGCAAAGGTCCAGGCCCAGCTTTATGTCTTCGACCAGGTGACCATTGGCCAGGTTGACCATCGCCAGGTCGCGCCAGCCAAACGCCATGCCGGCGCCCATCAATTGGCAAGGCAGGCCCAGCCGGGTCCAGCCACGCGGGCGTACCAGGTTTTTCACGCGCCAGGCAAACTCGGCCACCTGCACTTTCAAACCGGCGCCGGCAGGTGCCCGCATCAGGTACAGCGACTGCACCGGCCGTGCGACTTCGCGGTAGCGGCGGGCCAGGCGGTCGATTGCCCCCTCGGCCACCTGGCAGTCGGCATCCACCACGATCACTACGTCCGGTGGCTGCTGCGCCAAGTGCCGTACGCCAAAATCCAGTGCATAGCCCTTGCCGCGCAACAGGGCGTCATGGCGCTCGATAACTTCGGCGCCGGCCGCGCTGGCCAACCGCGCGGTGTCATCGGTGCAGTTGTCGGCCACCACCAGCAGGCGGTCCCCCTCTTGCAACTGCGGGCAAATGCTTGCCAGCGTTGCGCCGATGATCGACGCCTCGTCATGCGCAGGCACCAATATGGCTACTGACGGGCGCCCACCCTGGGGCAGTGCCCGTGCACGTGCCGGCAAGCAAGCCAGTAGCACTTGCGCGAAAAATACTGACACAGGGACAAGGGCGATGACCGCCACCAGGCCCAGTAACCATCCCAATACACTTATCATGCGTATGCCTTGAAGTAGCCGGCCAACCTGGCCGCTTCGGTGTCGATATCATGCCGATGCAGAACGCGTTGGTAGGCCGCCTCACCCATGGCCTGCAGCACCTCGACGGGTTGTGCCAGGCAGTCGGCCATGGCCGCCGCCAGCTCGTCCACGGCGCCGGCAGGGAACAACCAGCCGTTCTCGCCCGGCCGCACCAGCTCGGGGATGCCCGCCACATAGGTGGTCAGCACTGGCCGGCGCAACGCCATGGCCTCCATGATCACCACCGGCAAGCCCTCGGCAAAGCTGGGCAGCACCAGCGCGCGGGCGGCGAGGATTTCCTCGCGCACCTGTGCGCTGCTGATCCAGCCGGTGATGCGCACCTGCTGCTGCAAGCCGTGCCGGGTAATCAACGCCTCGATCTGCTCACGCATTTCACCGTCGCCGGCCAGCACCAGCTCAAAGGCAATTGACTGGGCGGCCAGTATCTGCGCGGCCTCAAGCAACAACAGCTGGCCTTTTTGTTCGCACAAGCGGCCCACACACACCAGGCGCGGCGCGGCAGGCACGCTGACCGACGGCACTTCATGGAAGCTGCGCTCCAGCCCACAATGCACCACCTTGACCTTGGCCCAGTGGTCGTGCGCCACCCAGCGAAACAGCTGGCTGCGCCCGTAGGAGCTTACCGCCGCGACAAAGGCGGCACGCTTTACCTTTTCCCCCATGTGCAGGAACTGCGGCTTGTCGAACTCTTCAGGCCCGTGCACGGTAAAGCTGTACGCCGGCCCGCCCAGCACGTTGGCCAGCATCACCACTTCGGTGGAGTTGGTGCCAAAATGGGCGTGCACGTGTTGCGCCTCACTGGCGTGCAACCACTGCCGCAGCTGGCAGGCCTCGGCCAGATAGACCAGGTGATAGGGCCAGGCGCGGTCGGCCCGCAGGCCAAGGCGCAGGGCCAGCCACAGCGCTTGGAAAAATTGTTGCGGTTGTGCACACAGCACCTGCCAGGTGGGTGTCAGCAAACCCTTCAGGCCACCTTGCAGCACATAGCGAGTCTTGCCCCGTTCGGTAGCGTCCTCGGCATCCTGCAGCTCGGCATCCCAGCCCCGCAGGGCGATGCGCTGCACCTCTACCCCTTGCCGCTCCAGCGCCAAGATCTCACGGCGTATGAAGCTGTGGCTGACCTTCGGGTACTGATTGATGAAGTAAGCGATGCGCATACGAATCCAAATCCAAACCCGCTTGATGACAAACCACTCATGCAGCCCTTGACGTCAGGCTGTTGACTACTGGCGGTTTGTTCACTGTCGATGCACTTAGCAAATGCATCCCCCTGTTTCCCTTGTAGTCCAAGGTTGAGACCACTGCCTGGCAATATGCCTGCAAGCGGGCAAAAACATCGTCGAGCAACGCCTGGCGACGCCGGTTTCTCACTTGTATTCGATCAAAGCCGCCTTGCCGGCCGCGAAGCGGTGGCGCAAAAACTTCAACTGCCCGAGCATTTCCGGGAACTTACCCAACACCAGGAACACCGCCCGTAGCCAGTTCTCCCGCGCCGATTTACCACCGCGGCAGGCCAGGCGTACCGCCTGTAGTGGGTAGACCAACAGCAACAGCAGGCCCCAGCCACCCAGCAGCACACACGCCAGCAGCACCACTATGGGGATGCCCAGGCCCCACAGCCAAGCCCGCCGCGACTCGCGCAGCCAGTGCCGCTCCGGCGGCTGACCATGCAGGTAAGCCCCCTCTGCATAGGCATGGCCGGCACGCAGGCTGCGCCGCCACCATTGGCTGAAACGGGTCATTGCCGCGTCATGCAAGGTCATCTCGGCAGCCAGGCGCCAGACCTTCCAGCCCTTCGCTCGCAAGCGCACGCACAACTCCGGCTCCTCACCGGCAATCAGGTCAGGGCGGAAACCGCCGACGGCGGCAAAGGCGTCTACCCGCATCAGCGCATCGCCGCCGCACGCCTTGGCCTCACCGATGGGGGTATCCCATTCCAGGTCGCACAGCAGGTTGTACACCGACCGCTGGGGGAAGCGCTCACGCCGGCGGCCGCACACCACCGCCACCTCGGCATGGCCGTCGAGAAACGCCTGCGCGGTGGCCAACCAGCCACCCTCCACCTCACAATCGCCATCGACGAATTGCACCAGGCGCATCGATGGCAGTAGCCTCTGCAACGCGGCAAAGCCTTCGTTACGAGCCCGCGCGGCGGTGAACGGGATGCCCATGTCCAGCGCCAGTACCTCCACCCCCAGGCGCTGGGCCAGCTGCACTGAACCGTCGGTAGAGCCCGAATCGACGTACATGACCTTGTCCGCACCGTGCACCAGCGAACGCAGGCAGCGCTCCAGGCGCTGGCCTTCATTACGGCCGATCACCACCACACCGATACCGTTCGCCATGGGCCTCACTCCGCACACGCTGTGGCGGCCACTTGCCTGGCCTTGATGGTGGCCGGTACCCCTACCGCCAGCGAGTTGTCCGGCACATCCACCAGCACCACGGCATTGGCGCCGATGATGACGTTATTGCCAATGCGGATGCTGCCCAGCACCTTGGCCCCGGTGCCGATATCGACGTTGTTGCCAAATACCGGGGCAATCGGTTCGTTGACGTTCTTCAAACCAACCACTACGCCATTGCGGATACGGCAGTCATC
Proteins encoded:
- a CDS encoding glycosyltransferase family 2 protein, with translation MISVLGWLLGLVAVIALVPVSVFFAQVLLACLPARARALPQGGRPSVAILVPAHDEASIIGATLASICPQLQEGDRLLVVADNCTDDTARLASAAGAEVIERHDALLRGKGYALDFGVRHLAQQPPDVVIVVDADCQVAEGAIDRLARRYREVARPVQSLYLMRAPAGAGLKVQVAEFAWRVKNLVRPRGWTRLGLPCQLMGAGMAFGWRDLAMVNLANGHLVEDIKLGLDLCQQGKAPVFCPEALVTSQFPASQQGLNSQRTRWEHGHLGLILADAPKRALAALKARNGSLLAMTLDLLVPPLALLVLALIGLNLVTWLAYLLFGLAAPAWIAFAAMGMLGLAVLLAWVRFCRELIPFSVLLYAPFYAARKVPLYLGFLIKRQVEWVRSKRDDD
- a CDS encoding LysR substrate-binding domain-containing protein, which codes for MRRQLNGQVFVWLHVFACAARHLSFTRCAEELHITPGAVSQQMRQLEERLGYRLFLRRARGVELSAEGQRLALTVTEAYGNIEAELLRLNAGEIRGTLRLRSIPSFLAKWLTPRLPRFQQRYPDIELRLVAEDSAQALHPGDFDLAIDLNDGSYPGMLSTPLLDEQIFPVCSPTLLRGRPPLHGPADLAHYPLLHDITAWRGSSEYAEWEFYLEGIGAAGLDVRRGHTFNRNHLTIEAAIAGIGVAIARRTLLNDELERGALIVPFGVPIANHKRYVVHYPPGGLNQPGARAVHDWLVEEARGFRELHPLGKD
- a CDS encoding L-serine ammonia-lyase, coding for MAISVFDLFKIGIGPSSSHTVGPMRAAATFAQALREQQLLAKVSRVEVRLYGSLSATGVGHATDRACLLGLMGQWPDRIDPATIESRIGQVLQEHCLMLDGSHPLAFDYSRDMLLLDENLPYHPNAMSLEAMDGQASLLRQTYYSVGGGFIVEQAEVDAPHGEANAVALPYEFDSAEQMLALCKAHGLSVAQLMMANECAWRPEAEVREGLLRIWAAMRDCVDNGLRNEGILPGGLQVKRRAARLHRSLQELGKPNVIGSTLSAMEWVNLFALAVNEENAAGGRMVTAPTNGAAGIIPAVLHYYMKFNPGACDADVVDFLLAAAAVGILCKKNASISGAEVGCQGEVGSACSMAAAGLAQLLSATPAQLENAAEIALEHNLGLTCDPVGGLVQVPCIERNAIAAVKAINAVQMALRGDGEHFISLDRVIRTMRDTGADMHANYKETSRGGLAVAFVEC
- a CDS encoding glycosyltransferase family 2 protein, producing the protein MANGIGVVVIGRNEGQRLERCLRSLVHGADKVMYVDSGSTDGSVQLAQRLGVEVLALDMGIPFTAARARNEGFAALQRLLPSMRLVQFVDGDCEVEGGWLATAQAFLDGHAEVAVVCGRRRERFPQRSVYNLLCDLEWDTPIGEAKACGGDALMRVDAFAAVGGFRPDLIAGEEPELCVRLRAKGWKVWRLAAEMTLHDAAMTRFSQWWRRSLRAGHAYAEGAYLHGQPPERHWLRESRRAWLWGLGIPIVVLLACVLLGGWGLLLLLVYPLQAVRLACRGGKSARENWLRAVFLVLGKFPEMLGQLKFLRHRFAAGKAALIEYK
- a CDS encoding WecB/TagA/CpsF family glycosyltransferase, with protein sequence MADWQWQQRWKTLVGKLTVVADQAAAQHLVERLAAPQTVTVLGFVNAHAMNLVVRDAEYCQALSAADVLLRDGAGMSILYRRLGLEPGLNMNGTDFIPRLLAAYRGRRVAFWGTRHPYLGQAVQRSEAVFGVVPVSVHDGFASVETYLQLARQEQPELIVLGMGMPKQEAVAARLSATGGPCLIVCGGAILDFLGGKVNRAPEWLRRFGGEWLYRLLREPKRLFMRYVVGNPLFLLRTLLCRRAVVSARHTG
- a CDS encoding glycosyltransferase family 4 protein, yielding MRIAYFINQYPKVSHSFIRREILALERQGVEVQRIALRGWDAELQDAEDATERGKTRYVLQGGLKGLLTPTWQVLCAQPQQFFQALWLALRLGLRADRAWPYHLVYLAEACQLRQWLHASEAQHVHAHFGTNSTEVVMLANVLGGPAYSFTVHGPEEFDKPQFLHMGEKVKRAAFVAAVSSYGRSQLFRWVAHDHWAKVKVVHCGLERSFHEVPSVSVPAAPRLVCVGRLCEQKGQLLLLEAAQILAAQSIAFELVLAGDGEMREQIEALITRHGLQQQVRITGWISSAQVREEILAARALVLPSFAEGLPVVIMEAMALRRPVLTTYVAGIPELVRPGENGWLFPAGAVDELAAAMADCLAQPVEVLQAMGEAAYQRVLHRHDIDTEAARLAGYFKAYA
- a CDS encoding undecaprenyl-phosphate glucose phosphotransferase encodes the protein MVFEPRSSRSLLQRRSSVSNAIQAGLDGIAVTGIAWYLIYEQFGYITSDYVIMLLLLIGALAVIYDHYAIYRTNVGLSIKAFRLFKAWSATFCFLVVMAFLTKQSETYSRLLVGQLFIIGYIAQLFLHFAVRELQKRFTAHARLDNALIIGAGDLANFLYQKISNNPWFGERVLGCVLVDKVDEPGRESTEGKPRLPVLGHIADLDEILAQHGIRTVYLVTPLGGSEVINDVYFKLLDKCIAVNWVPDIFSLRLINHSVREIAGIPVLTLSETPLTGMSLFLKNLEDRVLAALILLFASPVLLAVALAIKLDSRGPVFFRQERTGWTGESFRIWKFRSMHVHQPEEGVVKQAQRNDPRLTRIGAFIRRTSLDELPQLFNVLTGEMSLVGPRPHALQHDTLYSQDIVDYFARHNIKPGMTGLAQVRGFRGETKDIEQMIQRVDSDIEYINNWSLWLDFVILVRTLNAFTGKQAY